In a single window of the Amycolatopsis sp. cg5 genome:
- a CDS encoding histidine kinase, with protein sequence MLVAVVVAGLLIRQAAQVRNFAEQGVQAASEASRFITAQQDSRTVAVQAGRSAAEFNQAIDGAITKLEGFARDAPNARLAVEQETAVQLLRATEGMFRTDVLAAAGSVPARESREYAAQIGVYHANLDAAGGKLSAYGTELYTALISSESWSRVTAVEYALVTGGSPPIADADWRAAARDVGEQLSALYTRQSTYATQLAVDSGRRTLTGALAAGAAILILAGLVFCLATRLTGRIRGPVLRAPAEPLSLQAVRSSTAAPPDVRTVQAVLEGLRQR encoded by the coding sequence GTGCTGGTCGCCGTCGTGGTCGCGGGATTGCTCATCCGGCAGGCCGCGCAGGTGCGGAACTTCGCGGAACAAGGTGTTCAGGCGGCCAGCGAGGCGTCGCGATTCATTACGGCGCAACAGGATTCGCGGACTGTCGCGGTACAGGCCGGACGGTCGGCTGCCGAGTTCAATCAGGCCATCGACGGAGCGATCACGAAGCTCGAAGGGTTCGCACGGGACGCGCCGAACGCGCGGCTGGCCGTCGAACAAGAGACGGCCGTGCAGTTGCTGCGGGCCACCGAAGGGATGTTCCGGACCGATGTGCTGGCCGCCGCGGGCTCGGTGCCCGCGCGGGAAAGCCGGGAGTATGCCGCGCAAATCGGTGTCTACCATGCGAATCTCGACGCGGCGGGCGGGAAGCTCAGTGCCTATGGGACGGAGCTGTACACCGCGCTGATCAGCAGCGAGAGCTGGAGCCGGGTGACCGCCGTCGAGTACGCGCTGGTCACCGGGGGCTCGCCGCCGATCGCCGACGCCGACTGGCGGGCGGCCGCGCGGGATGTCGGAGAGCAGCTGTCCGCCTTGTACACCCGGCAAAGTACCTATGCGACTCAGCTCGCTGTCGACAGTGGACGGCGGACGCTGACCGGGGCGCTCGCCGCCGGCGCGGCGATTTTGATCTTGGCCGGGCTGGTTTTCTGTCTTGCGACGCGGTTGACCGGACGGATTCGGGGGCCGGTGTTGCGGGCGCCCGCGGAACCGCTTTCGTTACAGGCCGTGCGGTCGTCGACGGCGGCTCCGCCAGACGTTCGCACAGTGCAAGCCGTGTTGGAAGGGCTTCGACAGCGGTGA
- a CDS encoding nucleotide pyrophosphohydrolase — MTLEDLIQRLRDFAAARDWEPYHTPKNLVMALSGEVGELTSLFQWLTPDEAKAWRDDPALEANVLDEIADVTLYLVRLADVLGLDLFAAANAKIDRNELRFPALER; from the coding sequence GTGACCCTCGAAGACCTCATCCAGCGCCTGCGCGACTTCGCCGCCGCCCGTGACTGGGAGCCGTACCACACCCCGAAAAACCTGGTCATGGCCTTGTCCGGCGAAGTCGGCGAGCTGACTTCGCTGTTCCAATGGCTCACGCCCGACGAGGCGAAGGCCTGGCGCGACGACCCCGCGCTGGAGGCGAACGTCCTCGACGAGATCGCCGACGTGACCCTCTACTTGGTACGCCTCGCCGACGTACTCGGCCTCGACCTGTTCGCCGCCGCCAACGCCAAGATCGACCGCAACGAACTGCGTTTCCCCGCCCTGGAGCGCTAA